The genome window AAGCAATCTGAAATGAAATGTTggtaataaaatacatattttttcaaacCTTAAGGCAACTTTCAGGAAAAATGTTAGCGAGAATTAAATTTCACTggatttataaaacaaaaagttgAGTGAATTTTAATTAGCAAAACAAGAAAGAATGATCctaatataatttaattcattaggtttttgaaaaacagaaaatattctgGGTGAACTGTAACTGTGTGCTTCTCTTAATACAGACAGGAAAATGTTCTCTTGCCATAAAGACATAAATAGACGTGTGAATGCAAAACATTTCACTCATGCACAAACTTCCCTGCTCTTACAGAACCTTATCTTATTGAACACATTCTGACTGACATTATTATTCAGCATTAGCTTTAAACTTGAATCATACTTTTTATGTACAGTAATGGAGTGAGAATAGAAATTAACTTACTGttgcatgtaaatgtgtgtgtatgttgtgagTTGAGAGTTTTATGGGCACTTACCAGAAGTTCCTGtaatcatgggagttgttgtctcaACACAGAGAGTATTATTGGCTGCAAACACCCACTCTGAATGCATCTCATTGTCTGAGGTGCAGTTAATGAATATGAAGCCTGTGAGAAAGACACAGATCAGAGACTGATGAACAGTTAATCCTCAGAGTCATAAACATCAAACTGCTGTCCTGTTGTCCCTCACCACAGTTAGAtatcttctcttcttctgagACTCTACTGACGTCGTTGCTGACTGAGCAGACCAGTTGTCCTGAGACGTGTTGTTTCAGAGTGATGCTCTTAGTCTCAGTATTTCCTGGGAGGAGCTCAGCGTCTGTCAGTGTGCGTCCATCCAGAGTCCAGCTGTACTGAGGACTGTCCCCTCCCTCAGAGGAGCAGGACACCCTCATCTCTCCCTGGGACAGACACTCAGAGTCCAGCCGGACAGAGGACACAGGAGCTGAAGGAGACACACTCAGATGACTTTTCATATCAACAcaatctttttcattttatacagtttctAACACACAACAGGCCAGACACAGATACAGAGATATGTAGAATATGAGATACATGTAGTTTACCAGAAGAATATGAATTATTTGTTAATTTCACAATAATACATTTCTCAGTAGATAAAATAGTTATTTACCTTGAATGATCAACTGTAGAGTCCGCTGCTCTGACAACTTTCCCcttgaattaaatatttcaaatttaTATTCACCTCCATCATTCCTGCTCAGGTTGTTGATCCTAAATGTTCCATTACTGACAGTAAATGAGGACCTGATTGATATTGTATTAGTAATAATGAAAGTCTTTCTTCCATTGAGTATCATTGATCCATCCTTTAACCATTGGTATCTATGTATTTCTGAGGCGCTGTCCATCAGCTGGAGGACCAAAGTTCCTCCCAAAGCTCCATAACACTGAGCTCCATCCTGTCTGCCATCACAGGAGGTTTCCACACCTGGAAATAACaaagttaaatgaaaacaaaaaaagttgaaatgtcaaaatatcacaactttttttttaagtctacaAAATTAATATCCATGTCCAACCTCTACACATATGAACATTCTCATCTGTAACAAATACAGCCATTTTAaggtttatgaaatattttgaattttgttcctgttttgtgttttagagAAGTTAGGCTGAGCCGGTCGTAACAAACTCATGTTACTGAGGACAAACTTTGCTCAAAACAACAGAACTTCAGTTTTACTGTTTAGTGATGTTTCCCAAATTTCTAAAGAACACATTATATTTtatgaattgtttttttaaaatgtgtatcaaATACTGAACAgacatctaaaatatttatactttatgtaACATTACAATCACATTATGATCTCAAAGTATAAGGCaactttcaggaaaaaaataagtttctCTCTAATAAATTAAGATTCACTggatttgtaaaagaaaaaatgtatgtttacttAGGTGTGATTCGTTTCATTAAAATGGCTGAAAATTGTCTGTGTGAACTGTAACTGTGTGCTTCTTTTGATGCAGACAGGAAAATGTTCTCGTGCCATAAAGACACGCACACCACATATGAGCAGGGAGTGATCTGTGTGgatgaagagacacaaaaatcacaTGTCAGGACTCAGGTTAGAGCTGTGACAGGAGTTAGTTTTCTCTCCCCTCAGTACCAGGAGTCATCTCTGCTGCAGGGAGCAAcaggtggatgtgtgtgtgctgtgagtTGAGAGTTTTATGGACACTTACCAGTTTCTGTCGTTGTGGTAGGAGTTGTTGTCTCAATACGCTGGTTTCCATCCTGTCTGCCATCACAGGTGGTTCCCACAcctggaaacaaaaaagttaaatgtaaaagtttaaaaaatcacaattttgttGGTGTTTTCAATTCATGAAAATGTATGGCCATGTCTATACTTTATGACAAAAACTGCTCCTACtctcagttatttattttatgatgtttttaaaattgtgtATCAAATAACAAACAGGCCATCTAAATTATTTGAAGTGATAATGCAATCATATGATTGTATCTTGATGCTTCATTAAAGGGTAATCTGAAATGAAATGTtggtaataaaatatatattttttcaaaccttAAGGCAACTTTCAGGAAAAATGTTAGCGAGAATTAAATTTCACTggatttataaaacaaaaagttgAGTGAATTTTAATTAGCAAAACAAGAAAGAATGATCCTAATATAATTTCATTCATTAGttttctgaaaaacagaaaatattctgGGTGAACTGTAACTGTGTGCTTCTCTTAATACAGACAGGAAAATGTTCTCTTGTCATAAAGACATAAATAGACGTGTGACTGCAAAACATTTCACTCATGCACAAACTTCCCTGCTCTTACAGAACCTGAACTTATTGAACACATCGTGACTGACATTATTATTCAGCATTAGCTTTAAACTTGAATCATACATTTTATGTACAGTAATAGAGTGAGAATAGAAATTAACTTACTGTttcatgtaaatgtgtgtgtatgttgtgagTTGAGAGTTTTATGGACACTTACCAGAAGTTCCTGTAGTCGtgggagttgttgttgttgtctcaacacAGAGAGTATTATTGGCTGCAAACACCCACTGTGAATGCGTCTCATTGTCTGAGGTGCAGTTAATGAATATGAAGCCTGTGAGAAAGACACAGATCAGTGACTGATGAACAGTTAATCCTCAGAGTCATAAACATCAAACTGCTGTCCTGTTGTCCCTCACCACAGTTAGAtatcttctcttcttctgagACTCTACTGACGTCGTTCCTGACTGAGCAGACCAGTTGTCCTGAGACGTGTTGTTTCAGAGTGATGCTCTTAGTCTCAGTATTTCCTGAGAGGAGCTCAGCGTCTCTCAGTGTGCGTCCATCCAGAGTCCAGCTGTACTGAGGACTGTCCCCTCCCTCAGAGGAGCAGGACACCCTCATCTCTCCCTGGGACAGACACTCAGGGTCCAGCCGGACAGAGGACACAGGAGCTGAAGGAGACACACTCAGATGACTTTTCATATCAACACAATCTTTTTCATTGTTACAGTTTCTAACACACAACAGGCCAGACACAGATACAGAGATATGTAGTATATGAGAAACATGTAGTTTACCAGAAGAATATGAAATATTTGTTaatttcataataataaattaccAAGTAGATAGAATAGTTATTTACCTTGAATGATCAACTGTAGAGTCCGCTGCTCTGACAACCTTCCccttgaattaaatattttaagtttatatTCACCTCCATCATTCCTGCTCAGGTTGTTGATCCTAAATGTTCCATTACTGACAGTAAATAAGGACCTGATTGCTATTCTATTAGTAATAATGGAAGTCTTTCTTCCATCAAGTATGTCTGATCCATCCTTCAACCATTGGTATCTATGTATTTCTGAGGCGCTGTCCATCAGCTGGAGGACCAAAGTTCCTCCCAAAGCTCCATAACACTGAGCTCCATCCTGTCTGCCATCACAGGAGGTTTCCACACCTGGAAATAACaaagttaaatgaaaacaaaaaaaagttgaaatgtcaaaatatcacaacttttttttaaagtctacaAAATTAATATCCATGTCCAACCTCTACACATATGGACATTCTGATCTGTAACAAATAAAGGGGTTTTTTAGGTTTatgaaatgttttgtattttgttcctgttttgtgttttagagAAGTTAAGCTGAGCCGGTCGTAACAAACTCGTGTTACTGAGGACAAACGTTGCTCAAAACAACAGAACTTCAGTTTTACAGTTTAGTGATGTTTCCCAAATTTCTAAAGAACACATTATATTttatgaattgtttttttttaaatgtgtatcaAATAACAAACAGACATCTAAAATATTTAGATTTGATGTAACATTACAATCACATGATGATCTCAAACTTTAAGGCAaccttcaggaaaaaaaagttttctccctaatatagaaaaaatgtatgtttacttAGGTGTAATTCGTTTCATTAAAATGGCTGAAAATTGTCTGTGTGAACTGTAACTCTGTGCTTCTTTTGATGCAGAGAGGAAATGTTCTCGTGTCATAAAGAGATAAATAGATGTGTGACAGGAAAACATTTCACTTAATGACTCATGCACAAAACTCACTGCTCTTACAGAACCTTAACTTATTGAACACATTGTGACTgacattattattgtaattctaCTTCTTATGTACAGTTATGAAGTGAGAATAATAACAATCTAACATCATGAATCTTGAACTAACTTTTTTATGTTAGTAAGAAATTACACCAGAGGAAACTTTCAGATTGTTTCAACATCAAATGGCAAACAATTGTAGATCAAGCTGATAAAATCTATTTTGTTATGTTCAATTTATTAATGTGCAGTGATTCTTGTACGAGTTTGGTCCTGCACATCAGTGAAGATGAGAACAAACTGTTTGATTAAACTTTAAAGAGCTCACCATGAGAGACTCCGAGTATCATCACCATCAGTCCGATCACAGCCTCCATGTCTCCTCAGTGTTCAGCTTCAGCTGATCCAGTCAGCAGCTCCCAGACTTTTCTACTTAACTCAAGAGCAAACCTGCACCTCAAACACTGACCGGCCTGAAATGTGTCAGCGGTCAGCCTCAGAGGAGAATCTGTGCAAATGTTGAGCTGACCAAAGTGTTACtgtctttatatttttacatcagagaggaggaaaggaagtGTTATCAGTGTCACTTCCTTTAAGCCTCCCACAAGACGActtctttttatcttttcataTTTCTTCTCATTAAATGAAGAACAAGTTACATTTAATCAAGCATCATCTCAAACTGCCCCGTAGAACACAGCTGGTCTTTATTATAAGAGCATGTTGAGCACATAATAACAATTTACACACATTCTGAC of Centropristis striata isolate RG_2023a ecotype Rhode Island chromosome 12, C.striata_1.0, whole genome shotgun sequence contains these proteins:
- the LOC131981414 gene encoding uncharacterized protein LOC131981414, producing the protein MEAVIGLMVMILGVSHAPVSSVRLDPECLSQGEMRVSCSSEGGDSPQYSWTLDGRTLRDAELLSGNTETKSITLKQHVSGQLVCSVRNDVSRVSEEEKISNCGFIFINCTSDNETHSQWVFAANNTLCVETTTTTPTTTETDHSLLICGVRSAVVILILIGITVYYAWRKKKNKMAEASAVRRRMLDQENSVVMVEVGSSSYENFNVVNTTS